A window from Micromonospora terminaliae encodes these proteins:
- the yjfF gene encoding galactofuranose ABC transporter, permease protein YjfF, with the protein MTTLSLLAARTRSRLPRRHVPVLATLVLLLVLYGVGVSQYRAFSNIQVVFNVFIDNGFLLVVAVGMTFVILTGGIDLSVGSVVAMTAMVSAFLLREGLPAALVLLVALLIGPTLGFLMGCVIHFFDIQPFIVTLAGMFFARGMCTFISGSSIPITDGFWTRMSQQRIGNPSGNFVSISVLIAFAVVAVAAYTLAYTRLGRNVYAIGGNSQSALLMGLPVGRTRIAVYTISGLCAAIGGILLSFYTLSGAPLIGVGMELDVIAAVVIGGTVLTGGSGYVFGTVLGVLVLGVIQTLITFDGSLNSWWTKIVIGGLLFAFILLQRLIGIRYK; encoded by the coding sequence ATGACCACCCTCTCCCTGCTGGCCGCGCGTACCCGGTCACGCCTGCCCCGGCGGCACGTCCCGGTCCTGGCCACCCTCGTCCTGCTGCTGGTCCTGTACGGCGTCGGCGTCTCCCAGTACCGCGCGTTCTCGAACATCCAGGTCGTCTTCAACGTCTTCATCGACAACGGGTTCCTGCTCGTGGTCGCCGTCGGGATGACGTTCGTGATCCTCACCGGCGGGATCGACCTCTCCGTCGGCTCGGTCGTCGCGATGACCGCGATGGTGTCGGCGTTCCTGCTGCGGGAGGGGCTGCCGGCGGCGTTGGTGCTGCTCGTCGCGCTGCTCATCGGGCCGACGCTCGGCTTCCTCATGGGTTGCGTGATCCATTTCTTCGACATCCAGCCGTTCATCGTCACCCTCGCGGGGATGTTCTTCGCCCGCGGCATGTGCACCTTCATCAGCGGGTCGTCCATCCCGATCACCGACGGGTTCTGGACCCGGATGTCCCAGCAACGGATCGGCAACCCCAGCGGCAACTTCGTCTCGATCAGCGTGCTCATCGCCTTCGCGGTGGTCGCCGTCGCCGCGTACACGCTGGCCTACACCCGGCTGGGCCGCAACGTGTACGCCATCGGCGGCAACTCGCAGTCGGCGCTGCTCATGGGGTTGCCGGTGGGGCGTACCCGGATCGCCGTCTACACCATCAGCGGCCTCTGCGCGGCGATCGGCGGCATCCTGCTGTCCTTCTACACGCTCTCCGGCGCCCCGCTGATCGGTGTCGGCATGGAACTCGACGTCATCGCCGCCGTCGTCATCGGCGGGACCGTGCTCACCGGGGGCTCCGGCTACGTCTTCGGCACGGTGCTCGGGGTGCTGGTCCTCGGGGTCATCCAGACACTGATCACCTTCGACGGGAGCCTCAACTCGTGGTGGACGAAGATCGTGATCGGCGGCCTGCTCTTCGCGTTCATCCTGCTCCAACGACTGATCGGAATCCGCTACAAGTGA
- a CDS encoding cellulose binding domain-containing protein: MVGTRSLLGAFAVAALVAATATATAWSGGLGASAAAADVGAAAATAGCGRAPTLASGTHSIQSSGRTRSYLLKVPDNYDSNHPYRVVFGFHWLNGTATDVATGQTVQRDVWSYYGLLRLANNSTIFVAPQGLNNGWANSNGEDLTFVDDMIRQLDAGLCVDTTQRFAVGFSYGGAMSHAIACARPTVFRAVAVQSGGLLSGCSGGSQPVAYLGVHGIRDGVLNISGGRALRDRFVRNNGCTAQSPPEPSQGSLTHRVTTYSGCSTGHPVVWAAFDEGHIAAPQDGATGDSGTRTWVPGLVWSFFTQFEGSTPSPSPTTPSPDPTTPSPGGGACRVSAAVNAWNNGLTEDITITNTGSSTINGWSLAFTLPGGQSIVSGWNATYSPTSGQVTARNVGYNATLAPNASMSIGFQATHTGDTAKPGSFTLNGAACTVA; this comes from the coding sequence ATGGTTGGAACCAGATCCCTCCTCGGCGCATTCGCCGTCGCGGCGCTCGTCGCGGCGACGGCGACCGCCACCGCGTGGAGTGGCGGCCTCGGCGCGAGCGCCGCGGCCGCCGACGTCGGCGCCGCCGCGGCGACCGCCGGCTGCGGCCGGGCACCCACCCTGGCCAGCGGTACCCACTCGATCCAGAGCAGCGGCAGGACCCGCAGCTACCTCCTCAAGGTCCCCGACAACTACGACAGCAACCATCCCTACCGGGTGGTCTTCGGGTTCCACTGGCTGAACGGCACCGCCACCGACGTGGCCACCGGACAGACCGTGCAGCGCGACGTCTGGTCCTACTACGGCCTGCTGCGACTGGCGAACAACAGCACCATCTTCGTGGCGCCGCAGGGCCTCAACAACGGCTGGGCGAACTCCAACGGGGAGGACCTCACCTTCGTCGACGACATGATCCGCCAGCTCGACGCCGGCCTGTGCGTCGACACGACGCAGCGCTTCGCGGTCGGCTTCAGCTACGGCGGCGCCATGAGCCACGCCATCGCCTGCGCCCGCCCCACCGTCTTCCGGGCGGTCGCGGTCCAGTCCGGCGGGCTGCTCAGCGGTTGCAGCGGCGGCAGCCAGCCGGTCGCGTACCTCGGGGTGCACGGCATCCGCGACGGGGTGCTCAACATCTCCGGCGGCCGCGCGCTGCGGGACCGGTTCGTCCGTAACAACGGCTGCACCGCGCAGAGCCCGCCGGAGCCGTCCCAGGGGAGCCTCACCCACCGGGTGACCACCTACTCGGGCTGCTCCACCGGGCACCCGGTGGTGTGGGCGGCGTTCGACGAGGGGCACATCGCCGCCCCGCAGGACGGCGCGACCGGGGACAGCGGCACCCGGACCTGGGTGCCCGGCCTGGTCTGGTCCTTCTTCACCCAGTTCGAGGGCAGCACCCCATCGCCGAGCCCGACCACCCCGTCGCCCGACCCCACCACCCCGTCGCCGGGTGGCGGGGCCTGCCGGGTGAGCGCTGCGGTCAACGCGTGGAACAACGGCCTGACCGAGGACATCACCATCACCAACACCGGCAGCAGCACGATCAACGGGTGGTCCCTGGCCTTCACCCTGCCCGGCGGCCAGAGCATCGTCTCCGGCTGGAACGCCACCTACTCGCCCACCTCCGGGCAGGTGACGGCCCGCAACGTCGGCTACAACGCCACCCTGGCCCCCAACGCCTCGATGAGCATCGGCTTCCAGGCCACGCACACCGGCGACACCGCCAAGCCCGGCTCGTTCACCCTCAACGGCGCGGCCTGCACCGTCGCCTGA
- the araA gene encoding L-arabinose isomerase — protein sequence MATHAAPEIWFLTGSQAMYGDDTLRQVADQSRQIAAALDGSPDIPARVVWKPVLTTSGDILRVCRDAAAHGAVGVVAWMHTFSPAKMWIAGLDALQTPLLHLHTQANVLLPWDEIDMDFMNLNQAAHGDREFGFIQTRLGVARKTVAGHVSDPRVVSRVGAWARAAIGWSAMRSLRLARFGDNMRDVAVTEGDKVEAELRFGVSVNTYGVNDLVQVVGEVTDARVDDLVKEYDDSYRMAPELRPGGDRHESLRYAARLELGLRAFLEAGGFRAFTTNFEDLGGLRQLPGIAVQRLMADGYGFGGEGDWKTSVLVHTLKAMAVGVGGGTSFMEDYTYDLTPGRELVLGAHMLEVCPSIAAGTPSVEIHPLSIGGREDPVRLVFDAAPGPAVVLGLADMGERFRLVANEVDVVAPPHPLRRLPVARAVWRPRPHLAGSAEAWITAGAPHHTVLSQAVGVEELHDLAAMSRTELVVIDADTNPRRFADEIRWNQAYYRLARGF from the coding sequence ATGGCAACCCACGCTGCGCCTGAGATCTGGTTCCTGACCGGCAGTCAGGCCATGTACGGCGACGACACCCTCCGCCAGGTGGCCGACCAGTCGCGGCAGATCGCGGCCGCGCTCGACGGCTCCCCGGACATCCCCGCCCGGGTCGTCTGGAAACCGGTCCTGACCACCAGCGGCGACATCCTGCGGGTCTGCCGGGACGCCGCCGCGCACGGGGCCGTCGGGGTGGTCGCCTGGATGCACACCTTCTCCCCGGCGAAGATGTGGATCGCCGGCCTGGACGCGCTGCAGACGCCGCTGCTGCACCTGCACACCCAGGCCAACGTCCTGCTGCCGTGGGACGAGATCGACATGGACTTCATGAACCTCAACCAGGCGGCACACGGCGACCGGGAGTTCGGGTTCATCCAGACCCGCCTCGGAGTGGCCCGCAAGACCGTCGCCGGGCACGTCAGCGACCCGCGCGTGGTGTCCCGGGTGGGCGCCTGGGCGCGGGCGGCGATCGGCTGGTCGGCGATGCGGTCGCTGCGGCTGGCCCGCTTCGGCGACAACATGCGCGACGTGGCCGTGACCGAGGGCGACAAGGTGGAGGCGGAGCTGCGCTTCGGGGTCTCCGTGAACACCTACGGCGTCAACGACCTCGTCCAGGTCGTCGGCGAGGTCACCGACGCGCGGGTGGACGACCTGGTCAAGGAGTACGACGACAGCTACCGCATGGCGCCCGAGCTGCGCCCCGGCGGCGACCGCCACGAGTCCCTGCGCTACGCCGCCCGGCTGGAGCTCGGCCTGCGTGCCTTCCTCGAAGCCGGTGGTTTCCGCGCCTTCACCACCAACTTCGAGGACCTGGGCGGGCTGCGCCAGCTGCCCGGCATCGCCGTGCAGCGCCTGATGGCCGACGGCTACGGCTTCGGCGGTGAGGGCGACTGGAAGACCTCGGTCCTCGTGCACACCCTCAAGGCCATGGCGGTCGGGGTCGGCGGCGGCACCTCCTTCATGGAGGACTACACCTACGACCTCACCCCGGGCCGGGAGCTGGTCCTCGGCGCGCACATGCTCGAAGTGTGCCCGAGCATCGCCGCGGGCACCCCGTCCGTCGAGATCCACCCGCTGAGCATCGGCGGGCGGGAGGACCCGGTCCGGCTGGTGTTCGACGCGGCGCCCGGTCCCGCCGTGGTGCTGGGCCTGGCCGACATGGGGGAGCGGTTCCGGCTCGTCGCCAACGAGGTCGACGTGGTGGCGCCGCCGCACCCGCTGCGCCGGCTGCCGGTCGCCCGGGCCGTCTGGCGCCCCCGCCCGCACCTGGCCGGCTCGGCCGAGGCGTGGATCACCGCGGGCGCCCCGCACCACACCGTGCTCTCGCAGGCGGTGGGGGTGGAGGAACTGCACGACCTGGCCGCGATGAGCCGCACCGAGCTGGTGGTCATCGACGCCGACACGAACCCGCGCCGGTTCGCCGACGAGATCCGCTGGAACCAGGCGTACTACCGGCTCGCCCGGGGGTTCTGA
- a CDS encoding non-reducing end alpha-L-arabinofuranosidase family hydrolase: MRTTRKARVAALVATAGLVATAAAVTLPAEAAAAGCAVTYQVSSQWPGGFTAGVTVTNLGDPVTGWTLTWSYAAGQQVTQYWNAAITQSGGQVRAANVSYNANIGSNARVSFGFNGSWTGSNPAPSSFALNGTTCTGGTTTPPPSTTPPPNTPPPSTPPPSSPPPTGSLPSSFRWSSSGALIGPKNDGRGIAGIKDPSVVYYNGRYHVFASTAQSAGYNLVYTSFADWSQAGSAPFTYLDQTPIGAGYRAAPQVFYFAPQRLWYLVYQTGNASYSTNPDISNPAGWSAPKNFYSDMPQIIRDNIGSGYWVDMWVICDSANCYLFSSDDNGHLYRSQTTLANFPNGMTDTVIAMQDSDRYRLFEASNVYRVGDRYLLLVEAIGGDGRRYFRSWTAPAVTGPWTALADTESNPFARASNVAFPNGAWTRDISHGEMIRSGHDQNLAVSPCNLRYLYQGMDPNAGGDYNNLPWRLGLLTQTNSTC, translated from the coding sequence ATGCGCACCACTCGGAAAGCCAGGGTGGCGGCCCTCGTGGCCACCGCGGGCCTGGTCGCCACGGCCGCAGCCGTGACCCTGCCCGCCGAGGCCGCCGCCGCCGGCTGCGCGGTCACCTACCAGGTCTCCTCGCAGTGGCCGGGCGGCTTCACCGCCGGCGTCACCGTGACCAACCTCGGCGACCCGGTCACCGGCTGGACGCTCACCTGGAGCTACGCGGCCGGGCAGCAGGTCACCCAGTACTGGAACGCCGCCATCACGCAGAGCGGCGGCCAGGTGCGGGCCGCGAACGTCAGCTACAACGCGAACATCGGGAGCAACGCCCGGGTGTCCTTCGGCTTCAACGGCTCGTGGACCGGCAGCAACCCCGCGCCCAGCAGCTTCGCGCTCAACGGCACCACCTGCACCGGCGGCACGACCACCCCGCCGCCCAGCACCACCCCACCGCCGAACACGCCCCCGCCCAGCACGCCCCCGCCCAGCTCGCCGCCGCCGACCGGCAGCCTGCCGAGCAGCTTCCGGTGGAGCTCCAGCGGCGCGCTGATCGGTCCGAAGAACGACGGCCGCGGCATCGCCGGGATCAAGGATCCCTCGGTCGTCTACTACAACGGCAGATACCACGTCTTCGCCAGCACCGCGCAGTCCGCCGGCTACAACCTGGTCTACACCAGCTTCGCCGACTGGTCCCAGGCCGGCTCGGCGCCGTTCACCTACCTCGACCAGACCCCGATCGGCGCCGGCTACCGGGCCGCGCCGCAGGTGTTCTACTTCGCGCCGCAGCGGCTGTGGTACCTCGTCTACCAGACCGGTAACGCGTCCTACTCGACCAACCCGGACATCAGCAACCCGGCCGGGTGGAGCGCCCCGAAGAACTTCTACAGCGACATGCCGCAGATCATCCGGGACAACATCGGCAGCGGCTACTGGGTCGACATGTGGGTCATCTGCGACTCCGCGAACTGCTACCTGTTCTCCTCCGACGACAACGGGCACCTCTACCGGTCGCAGACCACCCTCGCCAACTTCCCCAACGGCATGACCGACACCGTCATCGCCATGCAGGACAGCGACCGCTACCGGCTCTTCGAGGCGTCCAACGTCTACCGGGTCGGCGACCGGTACCTGCTGCTCGTCGAGGCGATCGGCGGCGACGGCCGCCGCTACTTCCGGTCCTGGACCGCCCCGGCCGTCACCGGGCCGTGGACTGCGCTGGCCGACACCGAGAGCAACCCGTTCGCGCGGGCGAGCAACGTCGCCTTCCCGAACGGCGCGTGGACCCGTGACATCAGCCACGGCGAGATGATCCGCAGCGGCCATGACCAGAACCTGGCCGTCAGCCCCTGCAACCTGCGCTATCTCTACCAGGGCATGGACCCGAACGCCGGCGGCGACTACAACAACCTGCCCTGGCGGCTCGGCCTGCTCACCCAGACCAACTCGACCTGCTGA
- a CDS encoding sugar ABC transporter ATP-binding protein, translated as MTGSQPVLTMTGISKSFPGVRALDGVDFRLFPGEVHALMGENGAGKSTLIKVLTGVYRADHGSVTLGGGEVSFSGPMQATAAGVSTVYQEVNLCTNLSVAENIFIGREPRRLGAVRWAEMRRRARALLARLDLDIDVNAQLGSYSLAVQQMVAIARAIDVEARVLVLDEPTSSLDAGEVAQLFRVMRQLRDDGLAILFVTHFLDQVYEIADRITVLRNGRLVGEYPTSELPQLGLVEKMIGKELRALERLDEQSRHDAAAPAEGAPLLDVRELGRRSAVARFDLTIHEGEVVGLAGLLGSGRTEVARLLFGADRADHGSVRVDGTPTSLRTPVAAIGHGIGFCSENRRAEGIVAELSVRENIILALQAARGWLRPVPRRRQDELVDRYVQALSIRPADPDIPLGNLSGGNQQKVLLARWLITEPRLLILDEPTRGIDIGAKTEIQRLVAQLSDGGMAVLFVSAELEEVLRLSHRIAVMRDREMVAQLTNDQSVDADRIMQTIAAGARHEEVPS; from the coding sequence ATGACAGGTAGCCAGCCAGTGCTGACAATGACCGGGATCAGCAAGTCCTTCCCGGGGGTACGGGCGCTCGACGGCGTGGACTTCCGCCTCTTCCCGGGCGAGGTGCACGCCCTCATGGGCGAGAACGGCGCCGGCAAGTCGACCCTCATCAAGGTGCTGACGGGCGTCTACCGCGCCGACCACGGCAGCGTCACGCTCGGCGGCGGGGAGGTGTCGTTCAGCGGCCCGATGCAGGCCACGGCCGCCGGGGTGAGCACCGTCTACCAGGAGGTCAATCTCTGCACCAACCTCTCCGTGGCGGAGAACATCTTCATCGGCCGGGAACCGCGCCGGCTCGGCGCGGTGCGGTGGGCGGAGATGCGCCGGCGGGCCCGCGCCCTCCTCGCCCGGCTCGACCTCGACATCGACGTCAACGCCCAGCTCGGCAGCTACTCGCTGGCCGTGCAGCAGATGGTGGCGATCGCCCGTGCCATCGACGTCGAGGCCCGGGTGCTGGTCCTCGACGAGCCCACCTCCAGCCTCGACGCGGGCGAGGTCGCACAGCTGTTCCGGGTCATGCGGCAGCTACGCGACGACGGCCTCGCCATCCTGTTCGTCACCCACTTCCTCGACCAGGTCTACGAGATCGCCGACCGGATCACCGTGCTGCGCAACGGCCGGCTCGTCGGCGAGTACCCGACGAGCGAGCTTCCGCAGCTCGGCCTGGTGGAGAAGATGATCGGCAAGGAGCTGCGGGCGCTGGAGCGACTGGACGAGCAGTCCCGGCACGACGCGGCCGCACCGGCGGAGGGCGCACCGCTGCTGGACGTCCGCGAGCTGGGCCGCCGCTCGGCGGTGGCACGCTTCGACCTCACCATCCACGAGGGAGAGGTGGTCGGTCTCGCCGGCCTCCTCGGCTCGGGCCGTACCGAGGTCGCCCGGCTGCTGTTCGGCGCCGACCGTGCCGACCACGGCAGCGTCCGGGTGGACGGCACGCCCACGTCGCTGCGTACCCCGGTGGCCGCCATCGGCCACGGCATCGGCTTCTGCTCCGAGAACCGGCGGGCCGAGGGCATCGTCGCCGAGCTGTCCGTCCGGGAGAACATCATCCTCGCCCTGCAGGCCGCCCGGGGCTGGCTCCGGCCCGTTCCCCGCCGCCGGCAGGACGAGCTGGTCGACCGGTACGTGCAGGCCCTCAGCATCCGGCCGGCGGACCCCGACATCCCGCTGGGCAACCTCTCCGGCGGCAACCAGCAGAAGGTCCTGCTCGCGCGCTGGCTCATCACCGAGCCGCGCCTGCTGATCCTCGACGAGCCGACCCGGGGCATCGACATCGGGGCCAAGACCGAGATCCAGCGGCTGGTCGCGCAGCTCTCCGACGGCGGCATGGCGGTGCTGTTCGTCTCCGCCGAGCTGGAGGAGGTGCTCCGCCTCAGCCACCGGATCGCCGTGATGCGGGACCGGGAGATGGTCGCGCAGCTCACCAACGACCAGAGCGTCGACGCCGACCGGATCATGCAGACCATCGCCGCCGGCGCGCGGCACGAGGAGGTGCCGTCATGA
- a CDS encoding ABC transporter permease, with the protein MSNRTAAYRALTTHRLFWPVVVLVVMLAANTVYRPGFLSVQMRDGHLYGSLIDILRLSAPLILVALGMTLVIATGGIDLSVGSLCAISGAIACLYISRQPDQNSVGGVLTALALGLGVALVLGAWNGVLVAVIGIQPIIATLILMVAGRGLAQLITEGQILTINSGPYKAIGVGHLLTLPLAIFLALAAALLVAAVTRRTALGLIIESVGGNAQASRLAGIRSGRITFLVYVISAACAAVAGFMMTANVSSADGNAAGLWVELDAILAVVIGGTSLAGGRFSLGGTILGALLIQTLTTTVYAMNISPQTSLLFKAVVVIAVCLIQAPGFRARFTRRRAPATGPAPVSEQPKEQVPA; encoded by the coding sequence ATGAGCAACCGAACGGCGGCCTACCGGGCGCTGACGACCCACCGGCTGTTCTGGCCGGTCGTCGTCCTCGTCGTGATGCTGGCCGCCAACACCGTCTACCGGCCCGGCTTCCTGTCGGTGCAGATGCGCGACGGCCACCTCTACGGCAGCCTCATCGACATCCTGCGGCTGAGCGCGCCGCTGATCCTGGTGGCGCTCGGCATGACACTGGTGATCGCCACCGGCGGCATCGACCTCTCGGTCGGCTCGCTCTGCGCGATCAGCGGCGCCATCGCCTGCCTCTACATCAGCCGGCAGCCCGACCAGAACAGCGTCGGCGGGGTGCTGACCGCGCTGGCCCTCGGGCTGGGGGTGGCCCTGGTGCTCGGCGCCTGGAACGGCGTGCTCGTCGCGGTCATCGGCATTCAGCCGATCATCGCCACCCTCATCCTCATGGTGGCCGGCCGGGGCCTCGCCCAGCTGATCACCGAGGGCCAGATCCTGACCATCAACTCCGGCCCGTACAAGGCCATCGGGGTCGGTCACCTGCTGACCCTGCCGCTGGCCATCTTCCTCGCGCTCGCGGCGGCCCTGCTGGTCGCCGCGGTGACCCGCCGGACCGCCCTCGGCCTGATCATCGAGTCGGTCGGCGGCAACGCCCAGGCCAGCCGCCTGGCCGGCATCCGGTCCGGGCGGATCACGTTCCTCGTCTACGTGATCAGCGCGGCCTGCGCTGCGGTCGCCGGATTCATGATGACCGCCAACGTGTCCAGCGCCGACGGCAACGCCGCGGGCCTCTGGGTCGAGCTGGACGCGATCCTCGCCGTGGTCATCGGCGGCACCTCGCTCGCCGGGGGCCGGTTCTCCCTCGGCGGCACGATCCTCGGCGCGCTGCTCATCCAGACCCTCACGACCACGGTGTACGCCATGAACATCTCGCCCCAGACCTCCCTGCTGTTCAAGGCGGTCGTGGTCATCGCGGTCTGCCTCATCCAGGCGCCCGGATTCCGCGCCCGCTTCACCCGGCGCCGAGCCCCGGCGACCGGGCCCGCCCCCGTCAGCGAGCAGCCGAAGGAGCAGGTGCCGGCATGA